Proteins from a single region of Corvus hawaiiensis isolate bCorHaw1 chromosome 6, bCorHaw1.pri.cur, whole genome shotgun sequence:
- the KLHDC2 gene encoding kelch domain-containing protein 2, producing MADENEELPADEELPAPAEDGFEQLENDSPAERSGHVAVTDGRCMYVWGGYKNAQVRGFYDFYLPRDEIWIYNMETGRWKKSKTEGDVPPSMSGSCAVCVDRVVYLFGGHHARGNTNKFYMLNSRSTDKVLQWVRVECQGVPPSSKDKLGVWVYKNRLIFFGGYGYFPEGKQRGTFEFDETSFWNSGLPRGWNDHVHVLDLETFTWSQPITTGKTPSPRAAHACATVGNRGYVFGGRYRESRMNDFYYLNLDTWEWNEILTQGICPVGRSWHSLTPISSDHLFLFGGFTTDKQPLSDAWIYCISKNEWVQFEHNYSEKPRLWHTACASEEGEVIIFGGCANNLLAHSKAAHSNEILVFSLQPRSLVRLCLEAVICFKEMLASSWNCLPKHLLHSVNQRFGSNNTSGS from the exons ATGGCCGATGAGAACGAGGAGCTGCCGGCGGACGAGGAGCTGCCGGCGCCGGCCGAGGACGGCTTTGAGCAGCTGGAGAACGACAGCCCCGCCGAGCGCAGCGGGCACGTGGCCGTCACTGACGGGCGCTGCATGTACGTCTGGGGAGGATACAAG AACGCCCAGGTCCGGGGATTTTATGACTTCTACCTGCCCAGGGATGAAATATGGATCTACAACATGGAAACTGGAAGATG GAAGAAGAGCAAGACAGAGGGAGATGTTCCCCCCTCCATGTCTGGCAGCTGTGCCGTGTGTGTGGACAGAGTGGTTTATCTCTTCGGGGGTCACCACGCACGGGGCAACACAAACAAG ttcTACATGTTAAATTCCAGATCCACGGACAAAGTGCTGCAGTGGGTGAGAGTGGAGTGCCAGGGGGTGCCCCCCTCATCCAAGGACAAGCTGGGGGTGTGGGTGTACAAGAACAG GCTGATATTTTTTGGAGGCTATGGCTATTTTCCTGAAGGGAAACAACGCGGAACGTTTGAATTCGATGAAACCTCTTTTTGG aattcagGTCTTCCTAGAGGATGGAACGACCACGTGCATGTTCTGGACCTTGAAACTTTCACTTGGAGCCAGCCCATAACGACG GGTAAGACCCCGTCCCCTCGAGCCGCTCACGCCTGTGCCACGGTTGGGAACAGGGGTTACGTGTTTGGAGGCAGATACAGG GAGTCCAGAATGAACGACTTCTACTACCTGAACCTGGACACGTGGGAGTGGAACGAAAT ACTCACCCAAGGCATCTGCCCTGTTGGCCGATCGTGGCATTCCTTAACACCGATTTCCTCGGATCACCTCTTTCTCTTTGGAGGATTCACCACGGACAAGCAGCCCCTGA gTGATGCCTGGATTTATTGTATCAGCAAGAACGAGTGGGTACAGTTTGAGCACAACTACTCCGAAAAACCAAG GCTGTGGCACACGGCCTGTGCCAGCGAGGAGGGCGAGGTGATCATCTTTGGGGGCTGTGCCAACAACCTTCTGGCCCATTCCAAAGCT GCTCACAGTAACGAAATCCTTGTGTTCTCCCTACAACCAAGATCTCTCGTCAG GCTGTGCCTCGAGGCTGTGATTTGCTTCAAGGAGATGCTGGCCAGTTCCTGGAACTGCCTGCCCAAGCACCTGCTGCACAGCGTGAACCAGCGCTTCGGCAGCAACAACACCTCGGGCTCCTGA